In one window of Romboutsia hominis DNA:
- a CDS encoding dTMP kinase, with the protein MKGKLIIIESGSDASGKATQTKKLYERLLEDGYNVRKVEYPNYDGESSALVKMYLRGDFGSKPSDVDPYIASTFYAADRYASFKTEWEEFYNNGGIVLADRYTTSNMVHQASKMAKEDRDKYLDWLFDYEFNLYKIPQPDCVVFLDVPIEFSKKLMENRKNKITGEDKKDIHESDLDYLEKSYNNSLYIADKYNWEKINCVEEENLRSIDSIHEEIYKVVEDKIKSVER; encoded by the coding sequence ATGAAGGGAAAGTTAATAATCATAGAAAGTGGATCAGATGCAAGCGGAAAGGCCACTCAAACAAAGAAGTTATATGAAAGACTTTTAGAAGATGGATATAATGTTAGAAAGGTTGAATATCCAAACTATGATGGAGAATCATCAGCACTAGTTAAGATGTACTTAAGAGGAGATTTTGGAAGTAAGCCTTCAGATGTAGACCCGTATATAGCATCTACATTTTATGCAGCAGATAGATATGCATCGTTTAAAACAGAATGGGAAGAGTTCTACAATAATGGTGGTATAGTACTTGCAGATAGATATACAACATCTAATATGGTACATCAAGCTTCTAAAATGGCTAAAGAAGATAGAGATAAATATTTAGATTGGTTATTTGATTATGAGTTTAATCTATATAAAATTCCACAACCAGATTGTGTAGTATTTTTAGATGTTCCAATAGAGTTTAGTAAAAAACTTATGGAAAATAGAAAAAACAAAATAACTGGTGAGGATAAAAAAGATATACATGAAAGTGATTTAGATTATTTAGAGAAATCATATAACAACTCTTTATATATAGCTGATAAGTATAATTGGGAAAAAATAAACTGTGTAGAGGAAGAAAACCTTAGAAGTATAGATAGTATACATGAAGAGATATACAAGGTTGTAGAGGATAAGATAAAATCTGTGGAGAGATAA